A stretch of Rhododendron vialii isolate Sample 1 chromosome 4a, ASM3025357v1 DNA encodes these proteins:
- the LOC131324164 gene encoding pentatricopeptide repeat-containing protein At1g63330-like encodes MFQTTTLGLAVKPREGEREREKMAKIGALIRGVKSENHTKKGTLLLFPTRSFRLVHTHSKSRNPNSPPPETTQENHQMVPRKHQNLGPSDVQDAEKFLNRMTQMRPFPPIFQINKALGSIAKLGNYITALSHFDKLQFLGIEVDLYTLNIATNCYCHLNRSDFGFSLLGGLFKRGCTPSVVTFCTLINGLIIEDRTAEAVELFKKLVRNRDIEPDVAMYGTIINGICKTGNTITAIRLLRIMEKESCKPNTVVFSMIIDSLCKDRMVDDAVRLLLEMNEKGILINVVTYTSVIHGLFSFGKSKEATRMFREMLNTGIYPNVYTFNVLVDTLSKEGKAKEAEEVLEVMIERGVGPDVVTYSSLMDGYCLQGQMDEAVRVFNKMADKGIQPNIFCYSILINGYCKKRKIDEAMQLFREMPQRGLKPNVQTFSTMLQGLFRIGRCAQAHCLFNEMQAAGIIPDTLTFGILLDGLCKNGNIALALSLFKTMERNGFDIDVVKYSILIDAFCKAKKMDHARDLFKKLSSKGLHPNVKTYTIMIGGFCAQGQLDEAKEFFVEMEQNGCFPNGGTYNVFIRGFLARQKYSEALVLHEEMVAKGFSADVSTVSWIVNLMSTIGQDPSLQEVIKRFMPNA; translated from the coding sequence ATGTTCCAAACAACTACTCTTGGCTTGGCAGTGAAAcccagagagggagagagagagagagagaagatggcaAAGATTGGTGCATTAATCAGAGGcgtgaaatctgaaaatcacACAAAGAAAGGtactcttcttctctttcctaCTCGGAGCTTTCGTTTGGTTCATACTCACTCAAAAtctagaaaccctaattctccTCCTCCTGAAACAACCCAAGAAAATCACCAAATGGTGCCAAGAAAACACCAAAATTTGGGGCCCAGTGATGTTCAAGACGCTGAGAAGTTTCTCAATCGGATGACCCAAATGCGACCATTTCCAcccattttccaaatcaataaAGCCTTAGGGAGCATTGCGAAATTGGGTAATTACATCACGGCTCTTTCTCATTTCGACAAGTTGCAGTTTCTGGGCATTGAGGTAGATCTGTACACCCTGAACATTGCAACTAACTGCTACTGCCACCTCAATCGATCTGATTTTGGTTTCTCACTTTTAGGGGGTCTTTTCAAACGCGGTTGTACACCTAGTGTTGTTACCTTCTGCACTCTCATAAATGGACTTATTATCGAAGATAGAACTGCTGAAGCCGTCGAGTTATTTAAGAAATTAGTGAGGAATAGAGACATTGAGCCGGACGTGGCTATGTATGGAACGATTATCAATGGGATTTGCAAAACAGGCAACACTATCACGGCTATTAGGTTGCTCAGGATAATGGAAAAGGAAAGTTGTAAACCTAACACTGTAGTGTTTTCCATGATCATTGACAGTCTTTGCAAGGATAGGATGGTCGACGATGCTGTGAGGCTCCTTTTAGAAATGAATGAAAAAGGTATTCTTATAAACGTCGTTACTTATACCTCTGTGATTCATGGCCTTTTTAGTTTTGGCAAGTCGAAGGAGGCTACAAGAATGTTCAGAGAGATGCTAAATACTGGCATTTATCCAAATGTTTATACATTCAATGTGTTGGTGGATACACTTTCCAAGGAAGGGAAGGCAAAGGAAGCAGAGGAGGTACTTGAAGTGATGATAGAAAGAGGGGTGGGTCCTGATGTAGTCACATACAGTAGTTTAATGGATGGATATTGTTTGCAAGGCCAAATGGATGAAGCAGTGAGAGTGTTCAATAAAATGGCGGACAAGGGCATTCAGCCTAACATTTTTTGCTATAGTATATTGATCAACGGATATTGCAAGAAGAGGAAAATAGACGAGGCTATGCAGCTCTTTAGAGAAATGCCTCAGAGGGGGTTGAAACCTAATGTTCAAACTTTTAGCACTATGTTACAGGGTTTGTTTCGAATTGGTAGATGTGCACAAGCTCACTGTCTTTTTAATGAGATGCAAGCTGCAGGCATAATTCCAGATACGCTAACCTTTGGTATCTTGCTGGATGGCCTTTGCAAAAATGGTAATATTGCTCTGgcattgtccttatttaaaacaATGGAAAGGAACGGGTTTGATATTGATGTTGTTAAGTACAGTATCCTCATTGATGCATTTTGCAAGGCTAAAAAGATGGACCATGCAAGGGATCTTTTCAAGAAACTTTCTTCCAAGGGATTACATCCTAATGTCAAGACATACACCATCATGATAGGAGGTTTTTGTGCACAAGGACAGTTGGATGAAGCTAAAGAATTTTTCGTGGAAATGGAACAAAATGGTTGCTTTCCAAATGGTGGCACTTACAATGTTTTCATCCGAGGATTTCTTGCAAGGCAGAAGTACTCTGAGGCCTTGGTACTCCACGAGGAAATGGTTGCGAAGGGGTTTTCAGCAGATGTATCTACAGTTTCCTGGATTGTGAATCTAATGTCAACTATTGGACAAGATCCTTCTCTCCAAGAAGTAATAAAGCGGTTCATGCCAAATGCTTGA